From the genome of Leptospira koniambonensis:
AAGATCCATTTGCAGGAACCATCAAAGAAGGTAGAATTCACGGACGAGGCGCCTTAGATTGTAAAGGCCTCATTGCAATGCAGATCATTTCTTTTTTGGAGCTTAAAAGATCAGCTGTACCACTTAAGAGAAAGATAATGTTCTTAAGTATGGCGGATGAAGAATCCGGAAGTGAGAAAGGCGCCAGATTTTTATTAAAAGCGCATCCTGAATTATTCAAAGGTTATGGATACATGTTGAATGAAGGAAGTTTCGGAACCAAGGATGTTGCCATTCCTGGAAGTACCATCTTCAATATCCAATACGCAGAGAAAGGAAATCTTTGGCTAAATGTAAGAGCAAAAGGTGACCAAGGACATGGTAGTACTCCGAGTCAAAATTATCCAAGTCTTAGACTTCTGAAATTTTTGGCAGAAGTTTTGGAATACGATACAGATATACAGATCTCCGAGGAAACCCAAGGTTTTTTCTATCAGCTTGGAAGTATTAGTTCCTTTCCTAAATCATTTATATTAAAAAATTCAAATATTCCAGTTTTGAGAAGGTTATTGTACGGACCAATTCGTGCGAGCAGACAATTGAGCGCGATCACTCGAAATACCAAGGCAGTTTCTGGTCTAAAAACGGAAGAAGGTAAAGGTCATAATGTACTTTCTTCTTTGGCGGAAGCAAAATTGGATGTGAGACTTTTGCCTGGATTTGATCCTTTAGAATATTTGAAAGAGATCCAAAAGATCGCAGAAAAATATGAAGTAGAAGTGGAACCGGCATCCACAGTGAACTCTGATAAATCTAAATTGGATTCTATCTTATTCCAAACAATTGCTTCTGTTGCGACTCGCAAAATTCCAGGAAGTGTGGCTGCTCCTTTTATTTCTCCAGGTAAAACTGATAATGCATATTTTCGTCAGATTGGTATGGAATGTTACGGGTTGATCCCTGTTCTTCTGAACGAAAAAGAACTTACTATGCTTCATGCTAAGAATGAAAGTATTAGTTTAGAAAATTTAAAATTGGGAACACAGATTATATTTGAGATTCTTTACCAGATGAACTGATGTTCGTTTTGCGAGATCTAAAGCTTATTTTCGTATAAGTGCATTTATACTAAGGTCTTCTTTTGCTTGTCAAAGAACAAGGATCGATTCCTTATGTTCGAAAAACAAGAATTGGATCTACTTTGGTTCGTTATATTATTCCCTATATCTTTTTATACTTATTCTATCTACCTTTCAGAATTCTTCCTTATAGGATCTGCTTAGTCTACGGAAGATTTTTGGTATGTCTTCTTTATCCACTCGCTAAAAAACATCGTAAGATCGCTTATGATAATATTTCGTATGCGTTTCCTGATTATTCTGAAGAAAAGAAGAAGGAACTTGTATGGAAAAGTTTTCTTCATATTGGTGACCTTCTCGCAGGTACCTTATTTGCTCCTCGTTTAAGTCGTAAATGGATGGATAAGTATCTTGTTTACGATGCAGAATCTTTAGCAATCGAACAAAAAACGATACAAGATGGAGTAGGAGTTGTTCTGATCTCTGGACATTTTGGTACCTGGGAAATTCTTGTGCAGTTCATGGGAATCAGAATGAAGGGAGGAGGGATTTATAAAAAAGTCCGAAACCCTTATGTGGATAGACTCATTCATAAATTAAGAACTAGGAATGGTATCAAATTAGTTTCCACTGAAGAATCCAGCCAAGTTACTAAGATGTTAAAACAAGGTTATTGGGTAGGATTTGGTTCTGACCAGAATGCAGGTAAGGTCGGGATCTTTGTGGACTTCTTCAATCGAAAAGCTTCTACTTACCAAGGTCCTGCATTGATGGCATATTTGACCGGTGCAAAAATGTTACTTTATTCAGTTTTATGCGGAGAAGGTGGAAAGGTTATGGTCCGAGTCAAGGATCTTGGCTTTGTAGATAAGTCTGCATTCTCCGATAGAGAAGCTGCAATTCGTCATTACACCGAAGTTTGGACGAAAGCATTAGAGGAAGAAGTGAAACTGTATCCTGAACAATATTTTTGGGTACATAGAAGATGGAGAACCAAACCGGGGGATTTCCCGGGTCAGATCTAATCATGGTTCCTGCGATTCCGATTATCTCTTTTACGATCTGCGTTTTTTCAGCATTCCTGATATTTACCAAAAGACCTAGGTATTCTTTCGATTCTATTTATTCTGTATTTATAATCTTTCTCTCAGCTCCTCATCTTGGACATTTATTAGTCCATAAATTCGAATGGGGTCCTGAGTTTTTAGATTTTTCCATTATATTCCCTTATACATACGGTCCATTATTATTACTTTATATTCGAAATTTAACAACGGAAGGTAAAAGTTTCAGAAGAACGGACCTTCTTCATTTTGTTCCTTTTATAATTCTAGAATCTATACTTTTATTTAGATT
Proteins encoded in this window:
- a CDS encoding M20/M25/M40 family metallo-hydrolase, with product MRGTSLGLIVCVFLFMECVSSPIKDQVLKEENHILSWDKREAEAVKILTDLIRIKSVRGNEKQVAEYIRSIFEKEGIKTKFISEPGFPDRVNLIAELEPSVPNPEKGLILGNHLDVVEADPKGWVEDPFAGTIKEGRIHGRGALDCKGLIAMQIISFLELKRSAVPLKRKIMFLSMADEESGSEKGARFLLKAHPELFKGYGYMLNEGSFGTKDVAIPGSTIFNIQYAEKGNLWLNVRAKGDQGHGSTPSQNYPSLRLLKFLAEVLEYDTDIQISEETQGFFYQLGSISSFPKSFILKNSNIPVLRRLLYGPIRASRQLSAITRNTKAVSGLKTEEGKGHNVLSSLAEAKLDVRLLPGFDPLEYLKEIQKIAEKYEVEVEPASTVNSDKSKLDSILFQTIASVATRKIPGSVAAPFISPGKTDNAYFRQIGMECYGLIPVLLNEKELTMLHAKNESISLENLKLGTQIIFEILYQMN
- a CDS encoding lysophospholipid acyltransferase family protein, whose product is MVRYIIPYIFLYLFYLPFRILPYRICLVYGRFLVCLLYPLAKKHRKIAYDNISYAFPDYSEEKKKELVWKSFLHIGDLLAGTLFAPRLSRKWMDKYLVYDAESLAIEQKTIQDGVGVVLISGHFGTWEILVQFMGIRMKGGGIYKKVRNPYVDRLIHKLRTRNGIKLVSTEESSQVTKMLKQGYWVGFGSDQNAGKVGIFVDFFNRKASTYQGPALMAYLTGAKMLLYSVLCGEGGKVMVRVKDLGFVDKSAFSDREAAIRHYTEVWTKALEEEVKLYPEQYFWVHRRWRTKPGDFPGQI